In Candidatus Nealsonbacteria bacterium, the sequence CAAAAAGAAAAAATAATCATCTACCGATTTATTGTAAAAAAGTATCAATAGTTTGGAATTAAAAAAAGCGGCTTCAGACCTCTCAAAAAAGCCGCTTTTTTCTCAATTTTCTTTACTTTACAATTTTTCCAATAATTCTTGAGAAAAACTTTTCATCTTTTCAAGTTCTCTTATTCCTTTTTTTGTTGTGCTAAAAGCAGGTTTTCCCTTAAACCTTTCTTTTTTAATGTATCCCTGAGTTCTGAGAAGATATAATACTCTTTTTGTTAATAACTTGCCAGGCAAAAAGCCAAATTTTTCAAAAATCAAACTTCTAATTTCTTCATTTGTAATTTCTTTTTCTTTTCCCAGGGTTAGAATATAAATCCAGAGATTATTTTCAGTATTTGATTTTTTAAATCTCTCAAATGGTAACATAAATTTCTATTTTTCTCTTTTTCCTAAAATGAAATCTTCAACCATTTCTCTTGCTTTTTCGTCTGTAAATTGAATCGGTGGTGATTTCATAAAATAAGCTGAAGCTGAAATTAAAGAACCTCCTATATTTCTATCTAAGGCAATCCTTAATAATCTAATAGCATCAATCACGCACCCTCCAGAGTTTGGAGAATCTTCAACAGAAAGTCTTAATTCAACTTCAACCGGCATATTACCGAACTTTCTTCCTTCAATTCTGATAAAACAAACTTTATTATCTTTTAACCAGGGAACATAATCTGAAGGACCCACATGTAAGTTGTCATAACTTAATCTTTTTGAAAGCTGAGATTCAACACTTTCTGTTTTTGAGATTTTTTTTGATTTAAGGCGTGAGCGAGAAAGCATATTTAAAAAGTCAGTATTTCCTCCTACGTTTAGCTGATAAGATTTATCTATTTTGACTCCCCTTTCGGAAAAAAGATGGCTCAATATCCGATGAATAATAGTAGCTCCTACCTGAGACTTAATATCATCTCCGATACAAGGTAGATTTTTCTTTTTGAACTTTTCTGCCCAACTTTTATTTGAAACTATGAAAACCGGCATACAGTTTAAGAAAGCGCACCCGGTTTTTAAAGCTGCTTTGGCATAAAATTCTGTTGCTTTTTGAGAGCCAACAGGACAATAATTTATTAAGATTTCAGCTCCTGACTTTTTTAATTCTTTTACAACGTCTACAGGTTTTTCTTTTGATACGGCAAACCTTTTTTCTTCAGGATAATTTTTTAAGTGTTTAGCTACTCCGTCTAAAACAGGACCCATTTTTACTTTTGCCTTCAAATTTGGTATCTTAGAATTAAAGACTTTTGTACAATTAGGTTTGGCAAAGATTGCTTTTGAAATATCTTTTCCAACCTTTCTCTTATCAATATCAAAAGCAATTACAGGTTTTATATCAGACACTCTGTATTTGTTAATAAGATTGTGCATTAAACCGGGTATTAATTCATCGTCAGTTTTTACGTTTTTATAGTAAAAAATACCCTGGATTAGAGATGAGGCACAATTCCCCAGTCCTACAATAGCAATTTTGATTCCTTTTTTCATTTTATTATATTATTAATACTATTTTACGCTGGTAAAATAGTCTGTCAAGAGCAAGATGTTGCCAATGGAACGACTTCAAAAATCAAATACCAAGGAGAATTTATGGCTCTATATTCTTTCTCTGCTTAAAAAGAGGAAGATTTACGGTTGGGAAATCCCCACTCTCATTAAAAAAAACTTTAATTTTAAACCAGGTAGAATTACTCCCTACAGAGTACTCTATAGATTAGAAAAAGAAGGTTTGGTTAAAAGCAAAATGGAAGAAAGAAGAAGAATTTATCAAATTACAAAAAAGGGGGAAGAAGAATTGAAACGAGCTAAAGGATTTTACAAAGAAGTTTTGAAAAAATTAAAATGATTAATAAAAAAGTAGCTCAAATATTATACGAGATAGGAGAATTATTAGATATTCAGGGAATAGCTTATAAACCTAAAGCCTATCGAAAAGCTGCCAAGGCTTTAGAGAACCTGAAAGAAAATATTTCTCAAATTTATAAGAAAGAAGGAATTAAAGGGATTAAAGAGGTTCCGGGTATTGGGAAAAGTATTGCCGAAAAAATTGAAGAATATTCAAAAAATAAAAAAATTAAATATTATGAAGAGCTAAAGGAGAAATCAGTCATTCGACAAATTATTACTCATTATTTTAAAACGAAGGGATTGAGTTTAGTAGAACTTAAAAAAGACGCTAAAAAAAGAAAAATAGTTTACTCCCGCTTCACTAAACCAGCTAAGCAACTTTTAGTATTAGCGGGATCTGTAGAAAAGGCAAAAAAAGCCATTGACAAAGTAGCTAAATGGGCGAAGTCAAGAGATTTAGATTATGCCATTGAAACAGTTTTTAAGAAATGGTTAGAATTAGACAGGTTAAAGCCAAAAGAAATTATAAAAAAACCCTATTATAGAGGAGATCCAATGATTTGGTCAGAAACAAAAAGAAAATGGTATGTTATAGATGAAACAGGCAGGTGGTTAGAATTTGTCGGCAAAGAATCAGAAATGGAATGGAGAATTATAAAATAAGCATTAATAATTGAATATTGAATACTAATACTATGGTTTCTTATTCTGAACTAAAAAAAGGCGTAAAAATTATTTTAGAAAAAGAACCCTATGAAATAATTGACTCAGCTCCCATGTTTAAAGCAAGGGGGCATTCTGTTTTGCAAACGAGGTTAAGGAACTTAAAAACAGGAAATGTTATTTCCCGTACTTTACATCCTTCTGATTCCTTTGAAGAAGCAGATATTTTAAAAAAGAAAGCTAAATTCCTCTATTTCCATAGAGAAAAGTATGTCTTCTGTGATAAAGACAATCCTTCAAATAGATTTGAATTAAAAGCTGAACAAATTGAAGGAAAAAAAGGATTTTTAAAACCAAATCAGATTGTAGAAGCTTTAATTTTTGGGGATGAAATAATTAATATTTCTTTGCCCATTAAGATTAATTTGAAAGTAACAGAGGCTCCGCCCGGTCTCAAAGGTGAAAGGGCTCAATCAGGAACAAAAACAGTTAGTTTGGAAACAGGAGTTAAAATAAATGTTCCCCTCTTTGTTAAGAGAGGAGACATAATTGAGGTTAATACTGAAACAGGAGAATATGTAAGAAGGATTGAATAATAATTAATCCCTATTTTTTTCCTGGGTGGTTACTGGAATTTGTAGAATAACCGCCAAACCTTTTAATTCGAACATGCTTAAAATTTTCTAAACCGTCAGGCAATTCCTGGTCATATCCTAACGCAATTATATCAGGCTTTATCATTTCTACAATTTTTGTTTTATTTTTAGGGTCCCCTATTAAAATTCTATCAGCTATATTTAAAGACTTTAATATTTTTTTTCTTTCTTTAGCTGAAATAGCATAAGGTTTTTTATTATTTTTATCATTGGTTAAAACGACGATTAACTCACCACCGAGCTTCTTCGCCTCTTTTAAAAAGTATATATGTCCTGGATGGATTAGGTTGAAGCATCCACCCACTAATATTTTTTTCTTGGATTTTGTTTTGATATTAAAATTTTCCTTTAAAAATTTTCTAAATCACTATTGGATTATCTTTCTTCTTTAATTTTACTGTAAATTACATCCCAAACTCCTGCCGCTATTTTTTGCTTCGTATTAATAGCAAAGTGAACAATCTTTTTAGTTGAGTTGATAATATAAACTTCATTGGTATCGACTCCGAAACCACAGCCTTCTTTTCCTATATCATTAGAAACCATCAAATCTAATTCTACTTCTTTGAGTCTGTTGTATGCCTTTTCAATTAACATCTTTTTAGATACATTAACTTCTGCCTTAAAAGCACAAATAAAGACACGGGGAGCCACTTTTCTTGCCCGTTCAATTACTTTTGGTGTTGGTTTTAAAGGAATAACGAGGCCTTTTTGTTTGGATGGAATTTTACTTCCTTTTTTTTTAACAGGAGTGTAGTCAGCCGCTGCTGCAGTTGCAACAAAAACATCATAATTTTCCTCTTTTAATTCTTTGACCACGGCTCTGCACATTTCTTTCGTTGTTTCAACATTAATTACTTTAGCATTCTTGGGCAGTTTTGCTGTTCCCTTTCCCCAGACAATGGTTACCTTAGCTTTTCTATCTAAGGCTTCTTGGGCCATTGCTACCCCCATCTTTCCGGAAGAGGCATTGCTTATAAAGCGAATGGGGTCAATATATTCCCTGGTGGCACCGGCTGTTATTAATACTTTTAAATTTCTCAAAGCTGAACTTTTCATCAGATGTTTTATTTCTTATTGACTTAAGATAACAGGTCTGTTTGATGGCTAATTAAACCCGTTTTTATTCCCCACTTAACTTCTTCTCTAAATGTGCCCGGGTTGAAGATCCGACAAAACCAGTGCCTTTTATCAATCTTATGGGTGCTAAAATTTCTGAAGCGTATTTTTCTTGATATCTAATCACTGCTGCCTTAGTAATCAGCCCGAAATATCCCGTAGCTCCAATACCTGGTCTTTCCCATACTCCTTCTTCTATTAATATCCTTTGTAAAGCTTTAACATCATCACCCTTCATTCCTAAAGTTAAATTTAGATTAAAAGTTAATTCTTTTTGTTCAACCGATAAAGATAATTTTTTTAAATAGTCTTTAGTTTTTGAGCCGAAATATCCTGTTCCAGATTTCAGATTAAGTGGTTCTAAAATATCTTGACTGTATTTCTCTTGAAATTTTGCCAGAGTGGTTTTGGTAATTGGTCCAAAATAACCAGTAGCCCCGACCTCAGCATCCCATAAACCTTCATTTATCAATATTTGCTGTATAGTTCTTACTTCTTCTCCCTTACTTCCTAATGTTAAACTTTTATCCCAAAGAGAAGAGGGAAATAGCATTAAATCTCTTTTTAAATCATTTAGTTTGGCATAAATAGAGGCTTTCCTTACTTGAACTTCTTCTTCAAACAAATCTGCTACTTCTTGGGAAATTTCTTCTAATTCTTTTTTAGTTAATTCCACAGGATATCCATAATTACTAAACCAATAACGTCCGTAGTAACTATAAGGGACATTGGTGAATTTAACTTCTTTTTTGGTAATAAGAAATAGATTAATCTCAGCTCTACTTTCACTAATTTCCGAAATTCCGCTGATGAGAATTGGATAATAAAGAAAGTCATTTTCAAAACTATAAATTAAGGGTTTTATACTTTCTTTTTCCTGACCCGCTTCAATAACATCAAAAACAAAGTATTTTATATCTTTCTTCAAATAATTAGCTACCCCATCTTTGAATTCAGAAGAAATTTCTTTTTGCTGAAATCCTTTATTTTTAGCAAAATCTCTCACCCAATCTAAGAAATAATCTAAATCATTTACTTTAACCACCGTTATGTCATGGGCTCCAATTCTTTTTTGAAAAGTAATTTCTATCCCAATAGCTGGCACCTGAGCTTCTTTGTCCCCTAATCCCGGATATTGCTTTCTGGCTGCTTCTATTTTCTCGTTCATAATCTCTATTAGCCTTTCAAAAGATTCAAAAGTTCCTTCTTTGATTTCCGAAGGATTAGAGGGCAAGGGTATAATCCTTAAAGCAGTGGTATTAGCAGAACTTTCTATATTAATGGAAAGAATAATTATTTCCTCATCGCCATTCCAGGCCACTATTGCATTCTGAGCAGATTGATCTAAATGAACATCAGGAGGCCAGGGAATCATTCCCCCATCAGCAAAAACCAAAACAGGAAAGATTAGAATCAAAAAACTTATTAAAAGGTAAAAATATATTTTTTTCATGTTTTTATTTTTTACTTAATTGTTTAATTGTTAACCTTTATATCATTCTATCACAACAAAAACCCAAGAAAAACTCTCGGGCAGCGCTATTGTTCTTCAAACTTTACTTCTTCCGGGAATAACAATTGAAATGGATAACCTACATAATTCCTTTTTATCTTTCCACAACCAAGGTTTTTAAGAAAATCTATCATTTCTTCTGTAATTTTTTTGGGATTTGGGTTTTTATCGGGACCAACATATTCAATTTCCACGAAATATCCAAGTCCTTTTACTGAATCTAAGGAAATTTCGTAATCTTTGTATCTCCAAACTCTCCTTTTTTTATCCACTTTAACGATGGATTTAAAATTAAGAACATCTAATATCTTTTTTAATTGAGTTAAATCTTCTAGATTGGTCTGGTATTCATTACAATAATGGCTTTCCCCACTTTCATCAAAGTGCCAATTTTTATAGTTTATAGAGTGTTTACCATCTGAATTTCTTAATCTTAGCCACTCCTTTACAGGACGAACTTCAATAAAATTGCGATGAGTTGGAGAAAAGTACTCATCTATTTGATGTTTTTCTGATTTAAATTCAGCATTTCTTTCTAAAAAATCTATTAAAGGCTTACTTTCTTCAATATTGACTTGAATTTCAATTTCAATATCTTTCATATTTGTATTCTATCAAAAAATCGCCTAAAAGGCGATTTTCTGAAGCTAACTCCCACTATTGGACGCGTTCAGAACCGTTGATTGGGGAAAGATTAGAGAAAATCTTCAAGATTTGAAGACTCTTTTGGTTAAAGTTTAAATAAAAAAATGGTTTATCTGTTTAAACAAACCATTTAAAATGTTTTTTAACCATCTATCGTTTCTGTGTAAACCCCAGCCTCTTCCGCTGCCACCATTAGTTTTCCATCGGGAACTTCATTACGAGAACGCATAACATCAATTCCTTCCTCATCAGTTCTCTTAACTAAAGCTTTCGTTTCAAGCTGTTTTTCATTTTCAACTCCATCAAGCCAAGTAACACTTGGATAAAGACTCCAAGAGCCATCTTTATTCTGTATTTCTACTTTTCTTAGAAGCATTACTCTGTTTCCATCTTTTTTCGGAAGAGCTGGGTCATAATTACAATGACACGATAATTCAATTAAATTTTCTTCATCAAAACGAAGAGCAATTTCTTTATAGGTGCCTCTTAAATAATCCTTCGTCTCTACTATTCTTTCCATTGTTAAAGAATCACCTCTCTTCCTTATTTAGCAAACTCTACAATAAAAGTCAAGACCGAGCCAAAGGCTCGGGCTTCAATAACTCCAAGAGACGGACAAGGTTAGAACCTCTTTAATGAAGGTTTTGGAATAAAAAAAAGAGGTTAGTAGCCTCTTTAAGAAGTTTCTATAGACAAAACAGGGGTTGTTGCCAATTCAAGTCCAGAATCATCAAGGCGTTCAAGCACCATCTCGTCACCGATAATAAGCTTTGTTATCTTGCAACGACTGAAATCAAGTGGTTTTCTATCACGAGAAACGTTCCGCTCCCCTTCCTCGTCCTTGCCAAAACGATATACAGAGTTCCTGGTTTTAACTATAAATGATCCATTGGGAATTTCTTGCTCTTTCCTTAGCTTCAAGCCTAAAACCCTTTTATAGATGTCTGAAAACATTTCTTGAGTTTTACTAAACCCAACAATTTCATGATGTCTGCCTCCTATGTCGGGATGTTGGTATTCTGGGTCTCTGTTGTAACGTTTTTTTAAGGAATCCAGATATTCTTTATGTTGTTCTAATAAATCCAACACTTCTTTGATTTTTTCTTCGTCTTGGTCGGTTGCGTGCATTAAGACATTAATAACATCGAATAACAGGCCTTCCCCATAACTATCTAAAATCTCTTCTACTCTTTTATACAAAGAGCCAAGTTTATCTTTTAGAAGTTTTTTTGCAGCTTCAACATTAAACCTTTCTACCATTTATATCATCTCTTTTATATTCCTTTTCATACTAAAGATTATTCAATTTTACATATTCCACTGATGAGTCTTCCATAAATTTAGAGATTAGTCAAATAAAAACCCGAGCCAAAGGCTCGGGCTTCAATAACTCCCCGCAATAGACGATGTTAGAACCTGTTATCTTTGCTGTTTGTTTTTGCGGTTATTCTACACCGTCTTCGATTACTATATGCTCTTCGTCATCGTCTAGTGGCTCAAAACGTTTTTTGAAAGTTTTAATTGCCGCTTCGTTTATATAAAAAGCGTCTTTTGGTGAATCATCGCTACGTTTTAAAGTTCGTTGCTTCATCAATTCATCGGAGCATTTAATGTGATAGAGCTGAAAATTTGCCCCTGCTTTTGTGATGCGATCTCTCATTTCATCTCGTCGAGACCTACTCCAAAAACCATCGTCCAGAATGATATCAACACCAGCTTTTAGACATTTAAAAGCGGTATCTAACAAAAGCTTGGTCGTTCGTTCATGGTACTCGGCAAACTTTTCAGCGGGTGGATTGCTACCGTATAGAGAAATCATCCACTCATCGTTTGTAAATCGCAAAGCACCTGTTTTCTTTTCAAGCTTTTTAGCAAATGTAGTTTTACCAGCACCGACGAACCCATAAAGCATATGAGCAACGGGCTTTTTATTAGACTTTTTCATAAAAAACGTTTTGAGTTGTAATCGATTATATCACCAAGCGGAGCAAAAACAAATGGCAGATAACTCGTTTTTATACGAAGTCTATTCATAATTTATAATAAAAATGTATATTATACGAAATCATGATCAAATTACATAATCCTTCCTTAGATTAACTCTATTAAGAGGGGTGTCAAGAAGAAAATATGGCTATCGTCTTCTTAGTTTTCCCTTTTTATAAGCAAGGTTTTCTACCTTCAAAATAACTCTATTTTCCGAAAAATTCAAGGAAACTAAAACCCGAGTTTCTAGCTCGGGTTGAGTGGTCACGTAAAATGACTGCGTCGTCACGTGGCCGCGTGATGAATTCTGTAAAGAATTCATTTTACGCGGCTCCGGCGGCAGGATTCGAACCGAGGCCTCTCGGTCCTCGAACTACGCACAGCGATGCTGGCATCCTCGGTCTAGAACTTGAATTTCAAAAAAAATAGGAGAAAGAAATTTCTTATTTCATCTCCCTTAATATCTCATTATCTGAATAAATTGATTAAATTACTTAGTTCTTTAGTGCTTGTTTAAGTTCTCTAGCAGATTTTTCAAGTTTATTTATAACTTCTTCTCTCCAAACTTCCTCTTTTTCTTTTTTTTCCTTTGGCCACACTATCTCTCCCAAAAGGACACAAAAAACATAGTAATTGATTTCGGGTTCATCCCACTTACCTTCGTTGTAATTCCACTCTTCTAGCAGAACTCCATTTTCTTCTGCTATTCTTTCAGCTATCCTCCTCTCCCACTTTTCAAGTACAATCGCTTTTCCCAATTTTATACCTGATTCACCATAATCATAATAATATGACATCCAATCACTCCTTTTTTTATTTTTAAAATATCTTTTATATTATTTAAAGTTACAATAATTTATTAAAAAAAGCAAGTTCATTACAGCTTGAAAAAAATTAACTCCGGCGGCAGGATTCGAACCCCTCTCGGTCGTCCTAGGAGGATAGGCGTCTCGGTCTCTTGAACCAAGCACAAGTATTATTCTTCATTCTAATAGTAAGCAAAATGTAAGTTGGAGGATTGGAATTTCTATACTTGCTCCTGATTATTTCTTTCGAATTATTGATGGTATAAATGTATTTTCGCCCGTCCATCTGCCTGCGGCAGTAATATTCTCTCCAGATTGAAAATCTTTTAATTCTACCTTGCCTCCATCTTTGTTCAAAAGTGTCGTTTTCTCGGTAATTGCCAAACTTATTTCCTTCCCTTGCTCATCTCGTATTGTGATGACTTTGGCACTTAATGCTATATCTGTAATTGTTCCTATTATAGTTTCGAGAAGGTATTTTTCTATGTTCTCTTTGTGTTCCTCGTAGGTTTTGGCAAGGTGAATTTGCCCCTCGCTGTCGTGTAAGTAGTAAAGGTAATCGCTGGGCTGGTCGTAGACTACTGCTTCAATTGCTGCTAATCCCGGATTGCAGATTGGGGCTGGCGGTTTACCTTCGTGCAGGTAAGTATTATATGGCGATTCTATTTTGTATTCTTCTGGCGTTACTGGTCTCCACCACCTGCCTTGTTCTCCGACAACGTATTGGATGGTTGCGTCAATTTCTAACGGCATTGGTTTAAGCAATCTGTTCCAAATAATTCCCGCTATCAACGGCATCTCTTCTTCATTGGCTGCTTCTCTTTGAATGATAGAGGCAAGAATGATTGCGGTATCATTACGGATGTTTTGCTCTGCGAATTCTTTAAATATTTCTTGACACTTCTCATTAAAATTACTTTCCATTCTTTTAGCCGCTTGTTCTGCCATATTTTCAAAATTAAGCACTTGAAGTAAATAAGTGTCGGGGAACAAATATCCTTCTTTGGCGTAATCTAAGAATTCCTCTTTTCTGTTGTCTAACCAATAAAGTTCTTCTTGTAATATCTCGGCAATTTCTTCCTTCCGCAGTCCTTCTGGTATTACTACCCAATTCTGGTATCGAAATCTAATAAAAGTATCTACTAAAGTCCAGACATTCATATTTTTTGAAATTTTGTATCCACCTGGCTCTATCTTTCCTTCCCATCCTTTTGTTTTTAATACAAACCTAAATGCCCACTCGCTTCTTATATAACCCTGTTCTTTTAGTTTATATATTAGTTCTTCTTCGGTTGTACCGAGATTAATAACGATTCTCTCCATTTCTAATCCTTTTTCTGGAGCTGAAAATAAACATTGGTATATTCCAATAGGAATCCCTATCACCAAAATTATCCCGCTTATAATTCCAATTTTTTTATTTCTAGTCATAGTTTTTCACCTTCTTTTATCTCTTTAAGATTTTGATAGATGAGATAGTTGTAGATTACAGAAAATGGAGTAAAGAGAATCATAAAAGCAAACTGACCAAGATAAGGAATAAATTGGGCGCCCATAGAAAGAGGAATGGTAATAATTATTATGGCATAAACTCGCTTGGCTGTCGGCCACCAGTATCCTTTAACTAATTGTTTGCTTCTTGAAAGGGCTTTAAATCCTCTTTTGTCTTCGCAGATAACTATATAATAAGAAAAAACAAACCAGATAGCAAAAATAATACCAGGGATTATAAAAAGCAGAAATCCCAGCCCAATAGCCAGTCCAGTTAATAGAGAAACCAAAAAGAAAGGCCAATATTTAGACCAGCCGTTTTTAATGGCATCTTTAATTCTCCATTCTTTGGGAACTTCTTTAACGGCAGAAATAAGAGAAGTGGCCCCCAAAATACTTACGAGAGATGTGGCTAAAATAATGGACAAGAATAAATACCAAGGCAGAGTTAAAAGCGGTTCGGCTTTGGCGGGCATAAAAATAGGAGTAGGTGAAGGTTGGACTCTCGCTTCAGGGAGTTTGGGAATTTCCAAACCGATAAAATTCATTATTAAACCCGTGATTCCAAAAAAGATAACCGCAATCACTAAAAACTTCTTGAAATCCTTTTTATAGATATTCCAAGAACTTCGGAATAGATCCTTTATGCCTATCAGTTTTTGTGTTTCATTTGTCATCTTTGCTTTTTTTCTATTCTCTTATTTAGATAACCCTGGAGAAAGAAATAAACAACAAAAAACACTAAAGCACCAATTAATGATTCAATTAAATCAAATTGTCCGTGCCGAAGGTATTTTACTAGTGAAAAAGCAATAAAAAACGAAACTGTTGTGATGATCGCAATCGGCAAAGGATTCTTTTTTTGTTTTAGATTACTTCTTAACATATTTCCTTGATTTATTACTGTAATAAAATAAGGCAATACTGAATACCAATAAGATAAGGAATATCAGAATTACTAAAGGTGGTGGTATTTCAGAATCCTTTATATAAGCGTGGATTCCAAAAACGAGCATTAACAAGCAGGTAAAAGCATAGAGAGAAGCAAACATATATCCCACAGGTATTACATCAGAAAGGGCCTCCTCTTCGCTTCTTTTATAAAATCTTTTGATGAACAAAGCTATAATTACTCCGATTATTAAATAAGCAAATAATCTAATACCATAATTTGCTGGTAAATGTTCTAAAATAAGATATAAAACAGCGGGAACAAAAACTATGATTATTAATGATAACCTGAATATAAATTTTAATGTTTTTCTTGGGTCTTTCATCACTCCCATTCTACCAAAAAACCGCCCGAGAGGCGACTTTTTGTTTATACTTAAAATTCGATTTCCTAGACGGATATGGCGATTTTTTCTCGAACTGCTTTTAAAATATGAGGACTTTCGGTCGCTCGAAAGGTCTCACTAGTCTGCTCTACTACTGAGATTAGAACCTGTCTAATGGGTATTTAAATCTGGTGAGACTTTAAAAAATTACCATCAACGCAACTCCTATATCCTTTTGAAGTTGCACAACTCCCACATAAACCAATTCCACATTTTGTTAAAAACTCTATTGCAGAATATATTTTCTCCGGATTTATATATTTACTTTCCTTCCGGATAGCAGCTTTTACCATAGGCTTTGGACCACAGTTTATACAATACTCTGGTTGGGTATTTTTTATAATTTCTTCTAACACATCGGTTGCTAATCCTTTGTAACCTATTCCACCGTTTTCTGTAACAAAATAAACTTCATCAAACACTTTCTTAAACTTTTTTAAATCAGGCAAATGATTTTTATCCTTTGCTCCTAATAATGCAATCATATTTTTGTTTCTTTTGCCAAAAAGATATAAAGCAGCAATACCCGTTCCTCCTCCAACCAAAAGAGTCTCCCCTTTTATTTTTGGAGAAGTTCCGTAAGGACCACGTGTGTAAATAACATCATCTTTTTTCAAATTTAATAACTCATTTGTAAAATATCCTCTTTTCTTAACAAGTAGAGTTAAAGGTTCATCATCAAACACAGAAAACGGTTTCTCTCCCTTCTCCGGTAGCCAGACAAAAATAAATTGCCCTGGCTCTACGTTTATACCTCTGTCTAACTTTAAAATAAATAAATCCTCAGCTATCTGTTTATTCTCTTTCACCCTGTATCTTTTATATTCCATTTTAGTATCTTTTAAAAAGCCTTCTGCGTTGTTTGTTCCGTTTTCTAAATCCAATAGCAATTCGTAGAAATATCTTTTTATCTCTTCTGTATTCATTCCGACCAATGCAGAGCCTATTCCAAAAAAGTTGGCACCTGCTTCCTTATATCTTTTTATATCTTTTATTGTTGAAATGCCGCCGCATGAAATTATTGGCAAATTTGTAATTTTTCTTAGCTCTCTTACACATTTTAAACCAATCTCTAAAATTGCCTTTCCAGAAATACCTCCAACTTTATTTGAAAGAATTGAATAGCTGTCATGTAAGCACGTTTCCGGTCCCTTTGTATTTATTGCTGTTATTCCAGAAGCACCTCCTCTAAT encodes:
- a CDS encoding PadR family transcriptional regulator, translating into MLPFERFKKSNTENNLWIYILTLGKEKEITNEEIRSLIFEKFGFLPGKLLTKRVLYLLRTQGYIKKERFKGKPAFSTTKKGIRELEKMKSFSQELLEKL
- a CDS encoding inositol-3-phosphate synthase produces the protein MKKGIKIAIVGLGNCASSLIQGIFYYKNVKTDDELIPGLMHNLINKYRVSDIKPVIAFDIDKRKVGKDISKAIFAKPNCTKVFNSKIPNLKAKVKMGPVLDGVAKHLKNYPEEKRFAVSKEKPVDVVKELKKSGAEILINYCPVGSQKATEFYAKAALKTGCAFLNCMPVFIVSNKSWAEKFKKKNLPCIGDDIKSQVGATIIHRILSHLFSERGVKIDKSYQLNVGGNTDFLNMLSRSRLKSKKISKTESVESQLSKRLSYDNLHVGPSDYVPWLKDNKVCFIRIEGRKFGNMPVEVELRLSVEDSPNSGGCVIDAIRLLRIALDRNIGGSLISASAYFMKSPPIQFTDEKAREMVEDFILGKREK
- a CDS encoding helix-turn-helix transcriptional regulator; protein product: MLPMERLQKSNTKENLWLYILSLLKKRKIYGWEIPTLIKKNFNFKPGRITPYRVLYRLEKEGLVKSKMEERRRIYQITKKGEEELKRAKGFYKEVLKKLK
- a CDS encoding elongation factor P; the encoded protein is MVSYSELKKGVKIILEKEPYEIIDSAPMFKARGHSVLQTRLRNLKTGNVISRTLHPSDSFEEADILKKKAKFLYFHREKYVFCDKDNPSNRFELKAEQIEGKKGFLKPNQIVEALIFGDEIINISLPIKINLKVTEAPPGLKGERAQSGTKTVSLETGVKINVPLFVKRGDIIEVNTETGEYVRRIE
- a CDS encoding adenylyltransferase/cytidyltransferase family protein; the encoded protein is MGGCFNLIHPGHIYFLKEAKKLGGELIVVLTNDKNNKKPYAISAKERKKILKSLNIADRILIGDPKNKTKIVEMIKPDIIALGYDQELPDGLENFKHVRIKRFGGYSTNSSNHPGKK
- a CDS encoding phosphopantothenoylcysteine decarboxylase → MKSSALRNLKVLITAGATREYIDPIRFISNASSGKMGVAMAQEALDRKAKVTIVWGKGTAKLPKNAKVINVETTKEMCRAVVKELKEENYDVFVATAAAADYTPVKKKGSKIPSKQKGLVIPLKPTPKVIERARKVAPRVFICAFKAEVNVSKKMLIEKAYNRLKEVELDLMVSNDIGKEGCGFGVDTNEVYIINSTKKIVHFAINTKQKIAAGVWDVIYSKIKEER
- a CDS encoding DUF2330 domain-containing protein, which encodes MKKIYFYLLISFLILIFPVLVFADGGMIPWPPDVHLDQSAQNAIVAWNGDEEIIILSINIESSANTTALRIIPLPSNPSEIKEGTFESFERLIEIMNEKIEAARKQYPGLGDKEAQVPAIGIEITFQKRIGAHDITVVKVNDLDYFLDWVRDFAKNKGFQQKEISSEFKDGVANYLKKDIKYFVFDVIEAGQEKESIKPLIYSFENDFLYYPILISGISEISESRAEINLFLITKKEVKFTNVPYSYYGRYWFSNYGYPVELTKKELEEISQEVADLFEEEVQVRKASIYAKLNDLKRDLMLFPSSLWDKSLTLGSKGEEVRTIQQILINEGLWDAEVGATGYFGPITKTTLAKFQEKYSQDILEPLNLKSGTGYFGSKTKDYLKKLSLSVEQKELTFNLNLTLGMKGDDVKALQRILIEEGVWERPGIGATGYFGLITKAAVIRYQEKYASEILAPIRLIKGTGFVGSSTRAHLEKKLSGE
- the cyaB gene encoding class IV adenylate cyclase, which produces MKDIEIEIQVNIEESKPLIDFLERNAEFKSEKHQIDEYFSPTHRNFIEVRPVKEWLRLRNSDGKHSINYKNWHFDESGESHYCNEYQTNLEDLTQLKKILDVLNFKSIVKVDKKRRVWRYKDYEISLDSVKGLGYFVEIEYVGPDKNPNPKKITEEMIDFLKNLGCGKIKRNYVGYPFQLLFPEEVKFEEQ
- a CDS encoding ATP-binding protein; amino-acid sequence: MKKSNKKPVAHMLYGFVGAGKTTFAKKLEKKTGALRFTNDEWMISLYGSNPPAEKFAEYHERTTKLLLDTAFKCLKAGVDIILDDGFWSRSRRDEMRDRITKAGANFQLYHIKCSDELMKQRTLKRSDDSPKDAFYINEAAIKTFKKRFEPLDDDEEHIVIEDGVE